From the Flavobacteriales bacterium genome, the window TCACACTCCTCCACCATTTCCTGGCTTCCGCATAGGAACACGTTTGTGTTTTCGGTGATGATGTCCGGATAGATGTCATGTACCCGGCCGTTGTGGCCTTGCCAGTCTTCACGGGATAATACGGGGTGATAATGAAACGCGGAGAATCCCTTTTCGAGTTGTTCGAAGTTGTGGTGATAGGGCAGTTGCAAGGTCTCCGCAGCACCCTGTACCAGGTGGATATTTCCCGGATAGGACTGCTCGGTTAATTGCAGGATCATGGCACGAAGCGGACTGATACCCGTTCCCATGCCGATGAATAGCAGATGATCGGAAAGATTCTCCGGAAGATGAAAACTTCCGAAAGGCCCGGTCAGACCCAGGGCCTGTCCGGATTCCATTTGCCCAAGGAGATGTTCTGTGCGTTGATCACCGGGCTTGCAACCGATCAGCAATTCAACCCTCGGCAGTACGGATGGCGCGGATGAGATGGAATAGTAGAACGGTCCTTCTTCAGTATGTAAAATAAGATGCTGACCTGCTTCAAAGGTGAAGTCGGCCGGTACTTCCAATGTTACATAGGCCAGGTGACCTTCACGCCTGACAGATACCACCCTGACCTGATGTGAAGGAGCACTCATGCATTGTCATCCACCACACAAACAAAAAGTTCGGTGTCTTTGTTTCCCTTCAGATTGAACAGGGACTTAAACGCCACATTCGCGATCACGTAGTTTGTTTTGGCGGAACGGAATTCTTCTTCGATGGAAATGATCTCCAGTTCTTTCAATGACTCCGGGTTTGAGAAACGTATGTACAACTTGATCGTGAAGTCGTTGTCCAGCATAGCGGTTACATTCTCCGCCGTTCCGTTGGCACCATTCTTCTTCAGCTTTTTGTAGCCGTATTTGTAATTATAGGTCAATGCGGAGATGTCTGAAAGCACGGCGCTTCCGGTGGGGTGACTTCCTGCTCCCTTGCCGGCAAGCATCTGTTTGTCTGAGAAAGCGCCTTCCACTTCGATGGCGTTGTACTCGTAATTCACATTGAACAATTCGCTTTCCCGCGTCACGAAATGCGGCAGTACATAAGCCCTTACCTGGTCATTGATCTTGGTGGCATAGGCCAGCAATTTGATCCGGAGTTGTTTTTCACGAGCAAAGTGAATGTCGTGTATGCGGATGTTCTGGATGCCGACATTCAGCACGTCTTCCGGCTTCAGGATCACACCGAATGAATGAACGATAAGCAGCACCAGTTTGTACAGGGCATCGTATCCCGCCACATCCAGCCAGGGATTGGCTTCCGCAAAGCCGTTTTCCTGTGCTTCTTTCAATGCGTCGGCATAGGGCATGTTATCGAACAACATCTTGGACAAGATGTAGTTGGTGGATCCGTTTACAATGCCACAGATGCTGGTGAGCAACTCATTGTCGTAATATTCTTCGAGGTTCCGGATGATGGGAATGCTGCCGCCTGCCGAACCTTCATAGATGAGAGACACGTTGTTATCCATCTGCAGTTTGTACAGTTCCGCAAAATGTTCAGCGAGCATTTTCTTGTTGGCGGTGACGACATTCACGCCGTTCTTCATCGCACGGCTGACGATCTCAAAAGCATCTTCGGAGTTATCGATAAGTTCCACCACCACATCAAGGTCTTTGCGTCCGAGGATATCTTCCTTGTCATAGGTAAAGTTTGATGCATCAATGGAGCGTTTCTTATTTGGGTCTTTCACACAGAATTTGTCAATGCGTGCTTTCAGTCCCTGAGACATGTTTAATACATCATACAGTCCCTGTCCCACGCATCCGAAGCCAAACAATCCGATCTTTATTTCCTTGCCTTCCATGGTTTTCTTTTTTTACTGATATCAATATGAAAATTTATATGCTTTGAAATGGTTCAGAGGTGGAGTCCGCATTCCGATTTGGATTTTCCTTCCCACCGGCCTTCCCGGTTCTTCCCTTTGACGGTACACTGGGCGCAGCCCACAGAAGAATAGCCCAGATCTTTCATCGGGTGAAAGGGCAGCTGGTGTTCCTCAATGTAGGCATCCCGTTGTGCTTCAGTCACATCAATCAGAGGATAGAATTTGATGATACCCCGTTTCTGCTCGAAGATGGGCAGGCGTTTCCGGTACTTGCTTTGATAGCCCATCAGCCCGGAGATCCATACATCGTATTCATCCTTGATCTTCTCCAGGGGCTCTACCTTGTTGATGGAGCAGCAGAGGTCGGGATCTTTCGTCCAGGTCTTATCGGTTTTGGTGAATTCGTTTTTCCAGTCTTCCGGTTTTACCTCTACCACATTGAGTCCGTACAACCGGATCAGTTCGTCTTTGTAGTCCAGGGTTTCCTTGAAAAGGTAGGTCGTATCGATGAAATGTACGGGGTGGCCTTTCTTCAGCCTGCTGAAAAGGTGCAGAAGGAAAGCCGATGTCGTACCGAACGAGGAGGTCAGCAGGATCTTTTCGGGTGGGAAGTCCTCGAAAAGAGCCAGGATACGCTCTTCGTAGTTCAGCGATTTGTACTTCTTATTTAGTTCGTCGAGGTTCAAAACAGTCGTTAATAGATCGGCAGTGACGGATCAATTTCCTTGGCGTAGGCCGTGATCCCGCCGACGAGGTTATACAGGTTGTCGTGGCCATATTTGGCTTCTATCAGTTCAATGGCTTTGGCACTTCTGCCACCCATTTTACAGTGTACCACCACTTTTTTATCCCTGGATACTTTCTCACCCAGGTCCATATTGGGTAGTTGTGACAGGGGCATGAGTTCACCGTTGAGGTTCACGATCTCATATTCGTGAGCTTCACGCACATCGATGAGTTGAAACTCTTCGTTGTTGTCTTTCCAGGCTTTCAGTTCCTGCACGGAGATCTCTTTCATTTTCTTTTCTGTTTCAGCATCCGGTTTCAATCCGCAGAACTGTTCGTAGTCAATCAGTTCCGTGATCTTCAGTTGCTCGTTTTTACGCACCTTCAGGGTTCTGCTCTCAAAGGAAAGGGCATCAAATAAATACAATTTACCTGACAAAACATCGCCCAATCCGGTAATTACCTTGATCACTTCATTGGCCTGCAGACTTCCGATGATGCCGGGCAGCACACCGAGAACGCCACCTTCTGCGCAGCTGGGTACGAGTCCGGGCGGTGGTGGGGTAGGGAAGAGGTCGCGGTAGTTGGGTCCGATCACCCCGTCTTTGTCTGTGTAATTGAATACGGCCACCTGACCATCAAAGCGGAAGATGGAGCCATAGACATTGACTTTACCTGCAATGACACAGGCGTCATTCACCAGGTAGCGTGTAGGGAAATTATCTGTTCCGTCTGCTACGATGTCGTAGTCTTTGTCGCGGATGATGTCCAGGGCATTGGAAGAATGGAACTGGGTGTTGTAGGTATGCACGGTGATGTGTGGATTGATACCCAGGATGCGATCCCTTGCTGCTTCCACTTTAGGCCTGCCCACATCTTTCACATCAAACAACACCTGGCGTTGCAGATTGCTGTCGTCCACCACATCATAGTCTACAATGCCAATGGTACCCACGCCTGCAGCGGCAAGGTATTGCAGCAGCGGACTTCCCAGTCCGCCGGAACCGATCACCAGCACCTTCGCGGCCTTCAGCTTTTTCTGACCTTCGATGTTAAACTCGGGGATGATGATGTGCCGGTCGTAACGCGCCAGTTCTTCTCTTGAAAAGGTAATGTCTTCAGGTGTCATTGCATTCAAAATTTGTGATCCTTTCTGAATCAGTTCGGACTTCCGCCGGCGATGGCTGGCACAATGCTAACCACGGTATCACCGGCGACTGCTGTGTTTTCCTGTTGCAGGTCGTTGATGTTTTCATCGCCCACAAAAATGTTGATGAAGGCACGGATCTGGCCTTGCTCATCCAGGATGTGTGGTGCCACACCGGGAAATGCCTGGGTGAGTTTGGTAACCACTTCCTTCACATTCTGTCCTTCGGTCTCATAGGTGGCCTGGTTCTCAGTGAACTTTCTCAGCGGGGTCGGGATGATCAGTTTTGCCATAGCGATGATTTTTATGGTTTCAGTTCTTCTTCTGTGAATTGTTTTGTTTCGTCCAGTTGCCAGGAACGGGTATGGTCCACTTTGCCATCCATCACCGAAACGATGGTGTATGAGAACCAGGGCAGTGCCTGTTTCCTGTCATGTTCGGATGGGATGGCCGGATGTTGCGGATGTGAGTGATACACGCCGAGCAGGGTCATCCCTTTTTCAAGCGCATAT encodes:
- the moeB gene encoding molybdopterin-synthase adenylyltransferase MoeB, with product MTFSREELARYDRHIIIPEFNIEGQKKLKAAKVLVIGSGGLGSPLLQYLAAAGVGTIGIVDYDVVDDSNLQRQVLFDVKDVGRPKVEAARDRILGINPHITVHTYNTQFHSSNALDIIRDKDYDIVADGTDNFPTRYLVNDACVIAGKVNVYGSIFRFDGQVAVFNYTDKDGVIGPNYRDLFPTPPPPGLVPSCAEGGVLGVLPGIIGSLQANEVIKVITGLGDVLSGKLYLFDALSFESRTLKVRKNEQLKITELIDYEQFCGLKPDAETEKKMKEISVQELKAWKDNNEEFQLIDVREAHEYEIVNLNGELMPLSQLPNMDLGEKVSRDKKVVVHCKMGGRSAKAIELIEAKYGHDNLYNLVGGITAYAKEIDPSLPIY
- a CDS encoding phosphoadenylyl-sulfate reductase, whose amino-acid sequence is MNLDELNKKYKSLNYEERILALFEDFPPEKILLTSSFGTTSAFLLHLFSRLKKGHPVHFIDTTYLFKETLDYKDELIRLYGLNVVEVKPEDWKNEFTKTDKTWTKDPDLCCSINKVEPLEKIKDEYDVWISGLMGYQSKYRKRLPIFEQKRGIIKFYPLIDVTEAQRDAYIEEHQLPFHPMKDLGYSSVGCAQCTVKGKNREGRWEGKSKSECGLHL
- a CDS encoding MoaD/ThiS family protein produces the protein MAKLIIPTPLRKFTENQATYETEGQNVKEVVTKLTQAFPGVAPHILDEQGQIRAFINIFVGDENINDLQQENTAVAGDTVVSIVPAIAGGSPN
- a CDS encoding M67 family metallopeptidase; this translates as HSHAQDTFPNECCGFMYGHENDVRTVTEARLVDNSKEGDQRRRFEISGKDYMDAEKYALEKGMTLLGVYHSHPQHPAIPSEHDRKQALPWFSYTIVSVMDGKVDHTRSWQLDETKQFTEEELKP
- a CDS encoding homoserine dehydrogenase translates to MEGKEIKIGLFGFGCVGQGLYDVLNMSQGLKARIDKFCVKDPNKKRSIDASNFTYDKEDILGRKDLDVVVELIDNSEDAFEIVSRAMKNGVNVVTANKKMLAEHFAELYKLQMDNNVSLIYEGSAGGSIPIIRNLEEYYDNELLTSICGIVNGSTNYILSKMLFDNMPYADALKEAQENGFAEANPWLDVAGYDALYKLVLLIVHSFGVILKPEDVLNVGIQNIRIHDIHFAREKQLRIKLLAYATKINDQVRAYVLPHFVTRESELFNVNYEYNAIEVEGAFSDKQMLAGKGAGSHPTGSAVLSDISALTYNYKYGYKKLKKNGANGTAENVTAMLDNDFTIKLYIRFSNPESLKELEIISIEEEFRSAKTNYVIANVAFKSLFNLKGNKDTELFVCVVDDNA